Within Pseudomonadota bacterium, the genomic segment TCCGAACCGGTTGAAAGAAACCAGAGAACTTTCACTCAACACCCTGGATTACAAGTTTCACTCTTATTATCTGGCCTTGAAGCGTAAGATCGAACTGGTCTGGGAATACCCGTTCGCGGCTCGCCAGGCCGGCGTTCAGGGGCATCTGCTGATCCGCTTCGTCATCAACAAGAATGGTTCTCTGGCCGAGGTTACGGTTCTGCGTTCATCCGGAGTCGACCTGCTTGATTCTGAAGCCGTGCGGGCCGTGCGCAATGCCGCGCCATTCCCTCCCCTGCCGGCCAGGATGGAGAGCGAAACCCTGACAATTACCGCCACTTTTGAATATCTGCTCTCTTATCGCTCCGTTTATTAAGACCGCTGCGCCTCTCAAACCGCCGCGGCTTCCTCCTTGGCCGCCTTCGGAGGCTCTGCGGGTTTACTCTCCTGAGAAGTCCGGTTCTTGCCGTAATCGGTCGCGTACCAACCGCCGCCCTTCAAAATAAAAGTGGTCGAGGAAACCAGCTTGCGTAACGTGCCGCCGCACTCGGGACAATCCGTAAGCGGGGCATCGTTGATCTTCTGC encodes:
- a CDS encoding zinc ribbon domain-containing protein, which codes for MPIYEYQCEGCEYQFDIMQKINDAPLTDCPECGGTLRKLVSSTTFILKGGGWYATDYGKNRTSQESKPAEPPKAAKEEAAAV